One segment of Gasterosteus aculeatus chromosome 3, fGasAcu3.hap1.1, whole genome shotgun sequence DNA contains the following:
- the agfg1b gene encoding arf-GAP domain and FG repeat-containing protein 1b isoform X2: MATNAKRKQEETHLKMLREMTSLPANRKCFDCDQRGPTYVNMTVGSFVCTTCSGILRGLNPPHRVKSISMTTFTHQEIEFLQKHSNEVCKHIWLGLYDDRTLVVPDFREPQKVKEFLQEKYEKKRWYVPPDQARAVASVQVAVSGSSASSTGSTPEVQPLKTLQLSKTPLRQSPRRGRSQTRGAAHEKKFDLLSDLGGDIFAAPSTQTSSAANFANFAHFPSQSAASPQGNTDTNFANFEAFGNTTIPSHLSTSPPSKSFSPGGGVPIPSMSSAVPAQSNHRADRYAALAELDNELSSSVTAASNVPGNLFGPVLGSSPAQNPHVLPSMQPGFGAGPSTNPFVATAVAPEMATNPFQVNGSPAAGASFGTGSMSMPAGFGNASSYCLPTSFSGNFQQQFPGQAPIPYSQPGGGYHPQSNGPAFPVYGQNKPSMTPFGQAMAGNGMSNNPFMAGAPAGSFPAGGSTNPFL; this comes from the exons ATGGCGACGAACGCTAAGCGAAAGCAGGAGGAGACTCACTTGAAGATGCTCCGGGAAATGACGAGCCTGCCGGCGAATAGGAAATGCTTCGACTGCGACCAGCGCGGGCCGACCTATGTCAACATGACAGTGGGCTCCTTCGTCTGCACCACCTGCTCCGGGATCCT GCGAGGACTGAACCCCCCCCACAGAGTGAAGTCCATCTCTATGACCACATTCACACATCAAGAAATTGAGTTTCTACAGAAACACAGCAACGAG GTCTGTAAACACATCTGGTTGGGCCTCTATGACGACAGGACATTAGTTGTTCCAGATTTCCGAGAACCGCAGAAAGTAAAAGAGTTCCTCCaggaaaaatatgaaaagaaaagatg GTATGTCCCCCCAGACCAGGCAAGAGCAGTAGCGAGTGTGCAGGTCGCCGTGTCGGGCTCCTCTGCAAGCAGCACTGGTAGTACCCCAGAAGTCCAACCCCTGAAGACCCTGCAGCTCAGCAAGACCCCACTGCGCCAG TCACCCCGGAGAGGTCGTTCCCAGACTCGTGGCGCTGCCCACGAGAAGAAGTTTGACTTGCTCTCGGACCTGGGAGGAGACATCTTTGCTGCTCCATCCACTCAAACCTCCAGCGCCGCCAACTTTGCCAACTTTGCACATTTTCCAAGCCAGTCGG CTGCATCACCTCAAGGTAATACAGATACCAACTTTGCCAACTTCGAAGCATTTGGAAACACTACAATTCCATCCCATCTGAGCACGTCCCCCCCCTCAAAGTCCTTTTCACCAG ggGGAGGTGTGCCGATCCCATCAATGTCTAGTGCCGTCCCTGCCCAGTCCAACCATAGAGCGGATCGCTACGCTGCTCTGGCTGAGTTGGACAACGAGCTCAGCTCTTCTGTTACCGCAGCCAGCAATGTGCCAgg GAACTTATTTGGACCGGTGCTTGGTTCATCGCCCGCCCAGAATCCACACGtgttacccagcatgcagccTGGCTTTGGAG CCGGCCCATCCACAAATCCCTTTGTGGCTACAGCTGTTGCCCCGGAGATGGCCACCAACCCTTTCCAGGTCAATGGCAGCCCTGCAGCTGGAG ccTCGTTTGGCACTGGCTCCATGAGCATGCCTGCCGGCTTTGGGAATGCATCTTCCTACTGCCTGCCGACCAGTTTCAGCGGAAACTTCCAGCAGCAATTCCCTGGCCAGGCTCCCATCCCATACTCTCAACCTGGGGGGGGCTACCACCCTCAGTCCAATG GCCCTGCATTCCCAGTCTACGGTCAGAACAAGCCGTCCATGACGCCCTTTGGGCAGGCCATGGCCGGCAATGGCATGTCCAATAACCCATTCATG GCTGGAGCCCCAGCTGGGTCGTTCCCTGCAGGGGGTTCGACCAACCCGTTCCTGTAG
- the agfg1b gene encoding arf-GAP domain and FG repeat-containing protein 1b isoform X4: MATNAKRKQEETHLKMLREMTSLPANRKCFDCDQRGPTYVNMTVGSFVCTTCSGILRGLNPPHRVKSISMTTFTHQEIEFLQKHSNEVCKHIWLGLYDDRTLVVPDFREPQKVKEFLQEKYEKKRWYVPPDQARAVASVQVAVSGSSASSTGSTPEVQPLKTLQLSKTPLRQSPRRGRSQTRGAAHEKKFDLLSDLGGDIFAAPSTQTSSAANFANFAHFPSQSGGGVPIPSMSSAVPAQSNHRADRYAALAELDNELSSSVTAASNVPGNLFGPVLGSSPAQNPHVLPSMQPGFGAGPSTNPFVATAVAPEMATNPFQVNGSPAAGASFGTGSMSMPAGFGNASSYCLPTSFSGNFQQQFPGQAPIPYSQPGGGYHPQSNGPAFPVYGQNKPSMTPFGQAMAGNGMSNNPFMAGAPAGSFPAGGSTNPFL, encoded by the exons ATGGCGACGAACGCTAAGCGAAAGCAGGAGGAGACTCACTTGAAGATGCTCCGGGAAATGACGAGCCTGCCGGCGAATAGGAAATGCTTCGACTGCGACCAGCGCGGGCCGACCTATGTCAACATGACAGTGGGCTCCTTCGTCTGCACCACCTGCTCCGGGATCCT GCGAGGACTGAACCCCCCCCACAGAGTGAAGTCCATCTCTATGACCACATTCACACATCAAGAAATTGAGTTTCTACAGAAACACAGCAACGAG GTCTGTAAACACATCTGGTTGGGCCTCTATGACGACAGGACATTAGTTGTTCCAGATTTCCGAGAACCGCAGAAAGTAAAAGAGTTCCTCCaggaaaaatatgaaaagaaaagatg GTATGTCCCCCCAGACCAGGCAAGAGCAGTAGCGAGTGTGCAGGTCGCCGTGTCGGGCTCCTCTGCAAGCAGCACTGGTAGTACCCCAGAAGTCCAACCCCTGAAGACCCTGCAGCTCAGCAAGACCCCACTGCGCCAG TCACCCCGGAGAGGTCGTTCCCAGACTCGTGGCGCTGCCCACGAGAAGAAGTTTGACTTGCTCTCGGACCTGGGAGGAGACATCTTTGCTGCTCCATCCACTCAAACCTCCAGCGCCGCCAACTTTGCCAACTTTGCACATTTTCCAAGCCAGTCGG ggGGAGGTGTGCCGATCCCATCAATGTCTAGTGCCGTCCCTGCCCAGTCCAACCATAGAGCGGATCGCTACGCTGCTCTGGCTGAGTTGGACAACGAGCTCAGCTCTTCTGTTACCGCAGCCAGCAATGTGCCAgg GAACTTATTTGGACCGGTGCTTGGTTCATCGCCCGCCCAGAATCCACACGtgttacccagcatgcagccTGGCTTTGGAG CCGGCCCATCCACAAATCCCTTTGTGGCTACAGCTGTTGCCCCGGAGATGGCCACCAACCCTTTCCAGGTCAATGGCAGCCCTGCAGCTGGAG ccTCGTTTGGCACTGGCTCCATGAGCATGCCTGCCGGCTTTGGGAATGCATCTTCCTACTGCCTGCCGACCAGTTTCAGCGGAAACTTCCAGCAGCAATTCCCTGGCCAGGCTCCCATCCCATACTCTCAACCTGGGGGGGGCTACCACCCTCAGTCCAATG GCCCTGCATTCCCAGTCTACGGTCAGAACAAGCCGTCCATGACGCCCTTTGGGCAGGCCATGGCCGGCAATGGCATGTCCAATAACCCATTCATG GCTGGAGCCCCAGCTGGGTCGTTCCCTGCAGGGGGTTCGACCAACCCGTTCCTGTAG
- the agfg1b gene encoding arf-GAP domain and FG repeat-containing protein 1b isoform X3, producing MATNAKRKQEETHLKMLREMTSLPANRKCFDCDQRGPTYVNMTVGSFVCTTCSGILRGLNPPHRVKSISMTTFTHQEIEFLQKHSNEVCKHIWLGLYDDRTLVVPDFREPQKVKEFLQEKYEKKRWYVPPDQARAVASVQVAVSGSSASSTGSTPEVQPLKTLQLSKTPLRQSPRRGRSQTRGAAHEKKFDLLSDLGGDIFAAPSTQTSSAANFANFAHFPSQSGGGVPIPSMSSAVPAQSNHRADRYAALAELDNELSSSVTAASNVPGNLFGPVLGSSPAQNPHVLPSMQPGFGGGYAGPSTNPFVATAVAPEMATNPFQVNGSPAAGASFGTGSMSMPAGFGNASSYCLPTSFSGNFQQQFPGQAPIPYSQPGGGYHPQSNGPAFPVYGQNKPSMTPFGQAMAGNGMSNNPFMAGAPAGSFPAGGSTNPFL from the exons ATGGCGACGAACGCTAAGCGAAAGCAGGAGGAGACTCACTTGAAGATGCTCCGGGAAATGACGAGCCTGCCGGCGAATAGGAAATGCTTCGACTGCGACCAGCGCGGGCCGACCTATGTCAACATGACAGTGGGCTCCTTCGTCTGCACCACCTGCTCCGGGATCCT GCGAGGACTGAACCCCCCCCACAGAGTGAAGTCCATCTCTATGACCACATTCACACATCAAGAAATTGAGTTTCTACAGAAACACAGCAACGAG GTCTGTAAACACATCTGGTTGGGCCTCTATGACGACAGGACATTAGTTGTTCCAGATTTCCGAGAACCGCAGAAAGTAAAAGAGTTCCTCCaggaaaaatatgaaaagaaaagatg GTATGTCCCCCCAGACCAGGCAAGAGCAGTAGCGAGTGTGCAGGTCGCCGTGTCGGGCTCCTCTGCAAGCAGCACTGGTAGTACCCCAGAAGTCCAACCCCTGAAGACCCTGCAGCTCAGCAAGACCCCACTGCGCCAG TCACCCCGGAGAGGTCGTTCCCAGACTCGTGGCGCTGCCCACGAGAAGAAGTTTGACTTGCTCTCGGACCTGGGAGGAGACATCTTTGCTGCTCCATCCACTCAAACCTCCAGCGCCGCCAACTTTGCCAACTTTGCACATTTTCCAAGCCAGTCGG ggGGAGGTGTGCCGATCCCATCAATGTCTAGTGCCGTCCCTGCCCAGTCCAACCATAGAGCGGATCGCTACGCTGCTCTGGCTGAGTTGGACAACGAGCTCAGCTCTTCTGTTACCGCAGCCAGCAATGTGCCAgg GAACTTATTTGGACCGGTGCTTGGTTCATCGCCCGCCCAGAATCCACACGtgttacccagcatgcagccTGGCTTTGGAGGTGGTTATG CCGGCCCATCCACAAATCCCTTTGTGGCTACAGCTGTTGCCCCGGAGATGGCCACCAACCCTTTCCAGGTCAATGGCAGCCCTGCAGCTGGAG ccTCGTTTGGCACTGGCTCCATGAGCATGCCTGCCGGCTTTGGGAATGCATCTTCCTACTGCCTGCCGACCAGTTTCAGCGGAAACTTCCAGCAGCAATTCCCTGGCCAGGCTCCCATCCCATACTCTCAACCTGGGGGGGGCTACCACCCTCAGTCCAATG GCCCTGCATTCCCAGTCTACGGTCAGAACAAGCCGTCCATGACGCCCTTTGGGCAGGCCATGGCCGGCAATGGCATGTCCAATAACCCATTCATG GCTGGAGCCCCAGCTGGGTCGTTCCCTGCAGGGGGTTCGACCAACCCGTTCCTGTAG
- the agfg1b gene encoding arf-GAP domain and FG repeat-containing protein 1b isoform X1 — protein MATNAKRKQEETHLKMLREMTSLPANRKCFDCDQRGPTYVNMTVGSFVCTTCSGILRGLNPPHRVKSISMTTFTHQEIEFLQKHSNEVCKHIWLGLYDDRTLVVPDFREPQKVKEFLQEKYEKKRWYVPPDQARAVASVQVAVSGSSASSTGSTPEVQPLKTLQLSKTPLRQSPRRGRSQTRGAAHEKKFDLLSDLGGDIFAAPSTQTSSAANFANFAHFPSQSAASPQGNTDTNFANFEAFGNTTIPSHLSTSPPSKSFSPGGGVPIPSMSSAVPAQSNHRADRYAALAELDNELSSSVTAASNVPGNLFGPVLGSSPAQNPHVLPSMQPGFGGGYAGPSTNPFVATAVAPEMATNPFQVNGSPAAGASFGTGSMSMPAGFGNASSYCLPTSFSGNFQQQFPGQAPIPYSQPGGGYHPQSNGPAFPVYGQNKPSMTPFGQAMAGNGMSNNPFMAGAPAGSFPAGGSTNPFL, from the exons ATGGCGACGAACGCTAAGCGAAAGCAGGAGGAGACTCACTTGAAGATGCTCCGGGAAATGACGAGCCTGCCGGCGAATAGGAAATGCTTCGACTGCGACCAGCGCGGGCCGACCTATGTCAACATGACAGTGGGCTCCTTCGTCTGCACCACCTGCTCCGGGATCCT GCGAGGACTGAACCCCCCCCACAGAGTGAAGTCCATCTCTATGACCACATTCACACATCAAGAAATTGAGTTTCTACAGAAACACAGCAACGAG GTCTGTAAACACATCTGGTTGGGCCTCTATGACGACAGGACATTAGTTGTTCCAGATTTCCGAGAACCGCAGAAAGTAAAAGAGTTCCTCCaggaaaaatatgaaaagaaaagatg GTATGTCCCCCCAGACCAGGCAAGAGCAGTAGCGAGTGTGCAGGTCGCCGTGTCGGGCTCCTCTGCAAGCAGCACTGGTAGTACCCCAGAAGTCCAACCCCTGAAGACCCTGCAGCTCAGCAAGACCCCACTGCGCCAG TCACCCCGGAGAGGTCGTTCCCAGACTCGTGGCGCTGCCCACGAGAAGAAGTTTGACTTGCTCTCGGACCTGGGAGGAGACATCTTTGCTGCTCCATCCACTCAAACCTCCAGCGCCGCCAACTTTGCCAACTTTGCACATTTTCCAAGCCAGTCGG CTGCATCACCTCAAGGTAATACAGATACCAACTTTGCCAACTTCGAAGCATTTGGAAACACTACAATTCCATCCCATCTGAGCACGTCCCCCCCCTCAAAGTCCTTTTCACCAG ggGGAGGTGTGCCGATCCCATCAATGTCTAGTGCCGTCCCTGCCCAGTCCAACCATAGAGCGGATCGCTACGCTGCTCTGGCTGAGTTGGACAACGAGCTCAGCTCTTCTGTTACCGCAGCCAGCAATGTGCCAgg GAACTTATTTGGACCGGTGCTTGGTTCATCGCCCGCCCAGAATCCACACGtgttacccagcatgcagccTGGCTTTGGAGGTGGTTATG CCGGCCCATCCACAAATCCCTTTGTGGCTACAGCTGTTGCCCCGGAGATGGCCACCAACCCTTTCCAGGTCAATGGCAGCCCTGCAGCTGGAG ccTCGTTTGGCACTGGCTCCATGAGCATGCCTGCCGGCTTTGGGAATGCATCTTCCTACTGCCTGCCGACCAGTTTCAGCGGAAACTTCCAGCAGCAATTCCCTGGCCAGGCTCCCATCCCATACTCTCAACCTGGGGGGGGCTACCACCCTCAGTCCAATG GCCCTGCATTCCCAGTCTACGGTCAGAACAAGCCGTCCATGACGCCCTTTGGGCAGGCCATGGCCGGCAATGGCATGTCCAATAACCCATTCATG GCTGGAGCCCCAGCTGGGTCGTTCCCTGCAGGGGGTTCGACCAACCCGTTCCTGTAG